The stretch of DNA ACGTTGATCACGGAAAAACAACCCTCCTTGACACAATAAGAAAGACAGATGTTGCCGCAAAAGAAAAAGGAGGAATTACACAGCATATAGGTGCTTATAAAATAAAGCTTCCTAACGGTAAGGAAATAACATTCCTTGATACCCCCGGACACGAAGCATTCACAACACTTAGAGCAAGGGGATCAAAAGTTGCAGATATAGCTGTTCTTGTTGTAGCTGCAGATGACGGGGTAAAACCCCAAACTGTGGAAGCTATAAATCACGCAAAAAACGCCAATGTTCCTATTATCGTTGCCATAAACAAGATAGACAAGCCTGGTGCAGATCCAGAAAGGGTAAAAAGGGAGCTTTCCCAGTACGGTCTCATACCTGAAGAGTGGGGTGGGGATACAATAATGGTTCCTGTTTCTGCAAAAACGGGGAAGAATGTTGAAGAGCTTCTTGAAAACATACTCCTTGTAGCCGAAATACTTGATCTTAAAGCAAACCCTAAAAAACCAGCTGTTGGAACGGTTATAGAATCAAAGCTTGATCCTAAAAAAGGTCCTGTTGCAACAGTTCTTATTGAAAATGGAACACTTCACCAGGGAGATTACTTTGTTGCCGGTTATACATGGGGAAAAGTTAGAGCTATGTTTGATGAACGGGGAAATCAGGTAAAAGAAGCAGGACCGGGGACACCTGTTGAGATACTTGGTTTTAATGAAGTTCCACAGGCAGGTGATAAATTTATAGTCAAGAAAACAGAAAGAGAAGCAAGACAGCTTGCTGAGATGAGAAAAAGAAAAAGAGAGGAAGAAATTCAGGCGAAAAAGGCGAGACTACATTTTGAAAACCTTGCTGAGCAAAAAGAGATAAACATTATTTTGAAAGCAGATGTTCAGGGATCGGTGGAAGCTATCACAAAATCCCTTGAGGAGCTTTCTGAGAAATTTGAAGATGTCAGCATAAATGTCATACACAGCGGTGTTG from Persephonella sp. encodes:
- the infB gene encoding translation initiation factor IF-2 — translated: VDHGKTTLLDTIRKTDVAAKEKGGITQHIGAYKIKLPNGKEITFLDTPGHEAFTTLRARGSKVADIAVLVVAADDGVKPQTVEAINHAKNANVPIIVAINKIDKPGADPERVKRELSQYGLIPEEWGGDTIMVPVSAKTGKNVEELLENILLVAEILDLKANPKKPAVGTVIESKLDPKKGPVATVLIENGTLHQGDYFVAGYTWGKVRAMFDERGNQVKEAGPGTPVEILGFNEVPQAGDKFIVKKTEREARQLAEMRKRKREEEIQAKKARLHFENLAEQKEINIILKADVQGSVEAITKSLEELSEKFEDVSINVIHSGVGGITESDVMLAAASNAIILGFNVRPDAAARKAAEEENVDIRIYSIIYDLIEDMENALKGMLKPVEREQFLGTCEVKQIFRIKGVGTVAGCIVTEGVVRRNAKARLVRDGVVIYDGEISSLKRFKEDVKEVAKGYECGLMLKDFNDIKPGDIIESYEIVQEKQE